CGGTGGTCATTTCGGTCTCTCCATCCTCAGGTTTGAGCTATGGGCTCACCCCGTCCGGATTGGCCCGGGGCAGAAGTGTTGTGCCATAGTTAATGGTGCGACGCAACATCAATGTTGCAGCGCGATATCACGAATTCGTGATAAGCCTGATGGATGAGCGCTTTGCCAAGAGAACCGGCAAAAGTTCCACTTTAGTCTAATGCCCCAGCCCGCCCGACCTACTTTGCATGGGGTTGTTTTGCGAGTTTTTGTTTGAGCCTCTGCGGTCCAGCGTCTTGAAGGCGTGTCTAGTGCTGAACCGCCCCTGGCAGCCCATAGGCTTCCATCTGTGCCCGCACCTGCGCCACATTGTGTCCGAGCACGACGATGTCGTGCTTCTTGCCGTTGACGTCCCGAACGTGGTCCCGCAGCAAGGCCTCCGCCTTGAAGCCGAGGCTCTCGAACAGCGCGATCGCCGCCTGCTGGTCGACCGTCATCTGCACCGACAGCTTTTTCAGGCCGGCGCCCAAGGCCACCGCAAAGGTCTCCTGCGACAGCGCCCGGCCGACGCCCTGCCCCCGCACGTCCTGCGACACCACCATCCGGATCTCGCCGACATGCGGCGACCAGGAATGCGGGTCGCGCACCAGCGTACCGCAGCCGACCACCGTGCCGTTTTTCACCGCCAGCAGGCTCGTGATGGCGCCGCGCTCGATCTCGTTGATCCAGGCCGACAGCACTTTTGGCTGGCTGATGTTGCGCGGCAGGAACAGCAGGTCATGGGTCGGGAGCTTTTGCGCGAACGCCAGCACCGCGGCCTCGTCGCTGCGCGCCATCATGCGGAATTCGATGTTGCCGGCGTCGGTCTTGACGTGGCGCGGATAGGAACGTGTTTCGCTCATGTTGATCTCTCACCTAACCAGGAATCCAGTTTCGGCCACAGCCGCTTGATCGCATTGGCGCCGGCGACGAGGCTGACGTGACCGCCCTTCAGCATCACCTCTTCCTTGTCCGTCGAGCCGACCTTGGTGATCAGGTGTTTTGCGGCATCATAGGGCACGATGTGATCGTGCTCGGCGACCGCGTGCAGGATCGGCACCTTGATCTTGGAAATATCAGCCGCGCGTCCGCCGACCGACATCGTGTCGTTGTAGAGCTTGTTGTCCCACATCAAGTCCTTGGTAATGGCGCGAAAGTACTCGCCCGCCAGCGGCAAGGTGTCCGTGCCCCAGCGATCCATCATCCGGTAGGCTTTGACGTACTCGTCGTTCCAGATGTTCTCCCACAATTGCACCTGGCCGGCGGCGCGCGAGGCCGGCCGCAGCATCTCGAACGAGGACAGGATCATTTCCGGCGGCACGTTGCCGACGCTGTCGACGAGGCGGTCGACATCGAAATAGCGCCGGTCGGAGAAATTCGAAAACAGCTTCATCTCGCGGAAATCGATCGGCGTGGTGAAGCAGATCAGGTTCTTCATCGGCCCGTCGTTGAAGATCGAGCCGTACAACAGCGA
This portion of the Bradyrhizobium sp. AZCC 2262 genome encodes:
- a CDS encoding GNAT family N-acetyltransferase, producing MSETRSYPRHVKTDAGNIEFRMMARSDEAAVLAFAQKLPTHDLLFLPRNISQPKVLSAWINEIERGAITSLLAVKNGTVVGCGTLVRDPHSWSPHVGEIRMVVSQDVRGQGVGRALSQETFAVALGAGLKKLSVQMTVDQQAAIALFESLGFKAEALLRDHVRDVNGKKHDIVVLGHNVAQVRAQMEAYGLPGAVQH
- a CDS encoding alpha/beta fold hydrolase, with product MNAPAGLDLASISERVQSEVQRAIQRSIKGVEYFSSSGPSLGSTPKDILAVRGTMNLYHYRPIADEIYRVPILIVMATTNRGYILDMVPGQSFIEFLLKRGYDVYMLDWTAPKPEEKSLRMEDYVLDFIPDCIRRVQQDSGEHDVNVIGYCFGGVLSLLYGSIFNDGPMKNLICFTTPIDFREMKLFSNFSDRRYFDVDRLVDSVGNVPPEMILSSFEMLRPASRAAGQVQLWENIWNDEYVKAYRMMDRWGTDTLPLAGEYFRAITKDLMWDNKLYNDTMSVGGRAADISKIKVPILHAVAEHDHIVPYDAAKHLITKVGSTDKEEVMLKGGHVSLVAGANAIKRLWPKLDSWLGERST